The following proteins are encoded in a genomic region of Hippocampus zosterae strain Florida chromosome 2, ASM2543408v3, whole genome shotgun sequence:
- the cpb2 gene encoding carboxypeptidase B2 isoform X2: MEEHLPQEAITQQPNINTQTALWQPVDDQYIQEETQVHLFVPANSSATVKGLLQQHNIAHEVLLDNTNHLIEMQTRNDSTDPRSSTSFYEQYHSLEDIYYWINRTAQDHPNTIKTILLGSSFEKRPLYALKISLNSENKKALWIDCGIHAREWISPAFCLWFVQYSLAFYKQNQDITDILDNMDVYVLPMMNPDGYLYTWTTNRMWRKSRSIHPSSYCVGVDLNRNFDANWCTEGASNDPCSEIYCGAFPESEPESEAVANFLRSKKDTIQLYLSIHAYSQMLLFPYSCTLDEAQNHNELLEMAQDASRNIRRYYRNTYKYGAGAQTIYLAPGGSDDWAYNLGIKYSFTFELQDRGRYGFLLPPSHISQACNEALLAVKTIARRVIDKTKASISPSSTA, translated from the exons ACCGCATTGTGGCAGCCCGTCGATGACCAGTACATCCAAGAAGAAACTCAAGTTCACCTCTTTGTTCCTGCAAACAGCTCAGCCACAGTCAAGGGTTTGCTGCAGCAACATAACATAGCACATGA agtgTTACTGGACAACACCAATCATCTGATTGAAATGCAGACGAGGAACGATTCCACCGACCCGAGAAGCAGCACAAGTTTTTATGAGCAATATCACAGCCTAGAGGAT ATCTATTATTGGATCAACAGGACTGCTCAGGACCACCCAAACACTATAAAAACCATTCTTCTGGGTTCCTCATTTGAGAAGCGACCGCTCTACGCTCTGAAG ATTTCACTGAATAGTGAGAATAAGAAAGCCTTGTGGATTGACTGTGGTATCCACGCCAGAGAGTGGATCTCTCCTGCCTTCTGCTTGTGGTTTGTACAATAT TCCTTAGCTTTTTACAAGCAAAACCAGGACATCACTGACATTTTAGACAACATGGATGTTTATGTCCTGCCAATGATGAATCCTGACGGGTACCTTTACACATGGACTACG AACCGAATGTGGAGGAAGAGCCGATCAATCCATCCAAGTAGCTATTGTGTTGGTGTTGACCTTAACAGGAACTTTGACGCAAACTGGTGCA CGGAGGGAGCCTCCAACGATCCCTGCAGTGAGATCTACTGTGGTGCCTTCCCTGAATCGGAACCCGAATCGGAGGCCGTAGCCAACTTTCTGCGCAGTAAGAAGGACACCATCCAGCTTTACCTCAGCATTCACGCCTACTCTCAGATGCTGCTTTTCCCATACTCCTGCACCTTGGATGAGGCCCAGAACCACAACGAGCTG CTTGAGATGGCTCAAGATGCTTCCCGAAATATCAGACGATATTACAGAAACACTTACAAATATGGTGCAGGAGCACAGACGATAT ACCTGGCTCCTGGGGGCTCTGATGACTGGGCGTACAATCTTGGCATCAAGTACTCGTTCACGTTTGAGCTCCAGGACCGTGGACGCTATGGCTTTCTTCTGCCACCATCTCACATTTCCCAGGCATGCAATGAAGCACTGCTTGCTGTGAAGACCATTGCTCGAAGGGTCAtagacaaaacaaaagcttCAATAAGTCCTTCTTCAACTGCTTAA